One window from the genome of Streptomyces sp. NBC_00287 encodes:
- the treY gene encoding malto-oligosyltrehalose synthase, translated as MTPERPDPVAPTATYRLQLQPEFPFAAAAEAVPYLASLGVSHLHLSPVLEAVPGSTHGYDVVDHARVREELGGEEGLRALARTAREHGLGLIVDIVPNHMAMAPRHNRALWEVLREGPKSPYARWFDIDWEAQGGQLLLPVLGGPLGQELGRLELDGGVLRYYDQTFPLREGTEDLPLPQLLDAQWYRLAWWRLARTELNYRRFFSISELIGVRVEDPEVFEATHDKILALLNEGVIDGLRVDHPDGLADPDAYLQRLHEATGGRWTVVEKILSDGEQLPAAWPVAGTTGYDALRHIDGLFTDPAGHGELLGQYRRFAAPQTDRGGQWEATVRRAAYKVITHELAAETERLTRVADRVCATSPEPALRDRAPWALRTALQELLVRLEVYRPYTSGDPAAVVTEEAAAEARHAFVVPEEAGVVDVVRDLVLGRAGDGPDQTEFRTRFAQTASALRAKSVEDTAFYRYVPLLSATEVGGNPGSPAMSPEDFHAYCARVQRDWPATGTVVSTHDTKRSADVRAALAVLTECPERWADVLAEVTRTGEGVPDAQLAWAAWQTVFGLGPSDPGRVQGALLKHVREAGLYTSWTEQEPPYEEAVAAFVEAGPCGPPGAHVAALRSRLEPHIRANMLGAALVQLTMPGVPDVYQGTEGEYRALVDPDNRRPVHFPPLAADEKNALTTAALRLRARRPAVFGDAATYTPLTAQGPAAAHCVAFTRSQEVVTAVTRLSLRLMEAGGWRETRLELPPGRWADVLAPEREFTGHARVEELFEGLPVVLLERV; from the coding sequence ATGACACCTGAGCGACCTGACCCGGTGGCGCCCACGGCCACGTACCGGCTGCAGCTGCAGCCCGAGTTCCCGTTCGCTGCCGCGGCCGAGGCGGTGCCGTATCTGGCCTCGCTCGGCGTCTCGCATCTGCATCTGTCCCCCGTGCTGGAGGCAGTGCCCGGCTCGACGCACGGCTACGACGTCGTCGACCACGCGCGCGTACGGGAGGAACTGGGCGGCGAGGAAGGGCTGCGCGCGCTGGCACGCACCGCGCGGGAGCACGGCCTCGGCCTGATCGTGGACATCGTGCCCAACCACATGGCCATGGCGCCCCGCCACAACCGGGCCCTGTGGGAGGTGCTGCGCGAGGGCCCCAAGTCGCCGTACGCGCGCTGGTTCGACATCGACTGGGAGGCCCAGGGCGGTCAGCTGCTGCTGCCGGTGCTCGGCGGTCCGCTCGGCCAGGAGCTCGGCCGTCTGGAACTCGACGGCGGCGTACTGCGCTACTACGACCAGACGTTCCCCCTGCGCGAGGGCACCGAGGACCTGCCACTGCCCCAACTTCTGGACGCCCAGTGGTACCGCCTCGCGTGGTGGCGGCTGGCCCGCACCGAGCTGAACTACCGCCGGTTCTTCAGCATCTCGGAGCTCATCGGGGTGCGGGTCGAGGACCCGGAGGTCTTCGAGGCCACCCACGACAAGATCCTGGCGCTGCTGAACGAGGGCGTCATCGACGGGCTGCGCGTCGACCATCCCGACGGACTCGCCGACCCCGACGCGTATCTGCAGCGACTGCACGAGGCGACCGGGGGCCGCTGGACGGTCGTCGAGAAGATCCTCTCGGACGGGGAGCAGCTGCCCGCCGCCTGGCCCGTCGCCGGCACCACCGGCTACGACGCGCTGCGGCACATCGACGGCCTCTTCACGGACCCGGCGGGTCATGGGGAACTCCTCGGCCAGTACCGGCGGTTCGCGGCCCCGCAGACGGACCGGGGAGGCCAGTGGGAGGCGACGGTGCGGCGGGCCGCGTACAAGGTCATCACGCACGAGCTGGCCGCGGAGACCGAGCGGCTGACCCGGGTGGCCGACCGGGTGTGCGCCACCTCGCCGGAGCCCGCGCTGCGCGACCGCGCACCCTGGGCGCTGCGCACCGCCCTCCAGGAGCTGCTGGTCCGTCTGGAGGTCTACCGGCCCTACACCTCCGGTGACCCGGCCGCCGTCGTCACCGAGGAGGCGGCGGCCGAGGCCCGGCACGCCTTCGTAGTCCCGGAAGAAGCCGGCGTGGTCGACGTCGTACGCGATCTGGTGCTCGGGCGTGCCGGGGACGGTCCCGACCAGACCGAGTTCCGTACCCGCTTCGCGCAGACGGCCTCGGCGCTGCGGGCCAAGTCCGTGGAGGACACGGCGTTCTACCGCTATGTGCCGCTGCTGTCGGCGACCGAGGTGGGCGGGAACCCGGGCAGTCCCGCGATGTCCCCGGAGGACTTCCACGCCTATTGCGCGCGCGTGCAGCGCGACTGGCCGGCGACGGGGACGGTCGTGTCGACGCACGACACCAAGCGCAGCGCCGATGTACGGGCCGCTCTGGCGGTGCTCACCGAGTGCCCGGAGCGCTGGGCGGACGTCCTGGCCGAGGTGACCCGCACCGGCGAGGGCGTGCCGGACGCGCAACTGGCGTGGGCCGCCTGGCAGACGGTGTTCGGGCTCGGTCCCTCGGACCCGGGGCGGGTGCAGGGGGCGCTGCTGAAGCATGTGCGCGAGGCCGGGCTGTACACGAGCTGGACGGAGCAGGAACCGCCGTACGAGGAGGCGGTGGCGGCCTTCGTCGAGGCGGGGCCCTGCGGCCCTCCGGGCGCCCACGTGGCCGCCCTGCGCAGCCGTCTTGAGCCGCATATCCGGGCGAACATGCTGGGCGCCGCCCTGGTGCAGCTGACGATGCCGGGCGTGCCGGACGTGTATCAGGGCACGGAGGGCGAGTACCGGGCCTTGGTGGACCCGGACAACCGGCGGCCCGTGCACTTCCCGCCCCTGGCCGCCGACGAGAAGAACGCACTGACCACGGCGGCGCTCCGGCTGCGCGCACGCCGGCCGGCCGTCTTCGGGGACGCGGCTACGTATACGCCGCTGACCGCTCAGGGTCCGGCGGCGGCGCACTGTGTGGCGTTCACGCGCTCCCAGGAGGTGGTCACCGCGGTGACCCGGCTGTCGCTGCGGCTGATGGAGGCGGGCGGCTGGCGGGAGACGCGGTTGGAGCTGCCGCCGGGGCGGTGGGCCGACGTCCTGGCACCGGAACGGGAGTTCACGGGGCACGCACGCGTGGAGGAGCTCTTCGAGGGGCTCCCGGTGGTGCTGTTGGAGCGGGTCTGA